From a region of the Dictyoglomus sp. genome:
- a CDS encoding ParB/RepB/Spo0J family partition protein translates to MGKEKRLGRGLSALIPTEEESKIKEIEIEKILPNPYQPRETIDIENLRELSESIKQRGVLQPILVRQKDDKYEIVAGERRYQSAKIAGLSKIPAIVLNISDQEAYEISLIENLQREDLNPIEKAKAFQNYIEKYNVTHEELANKLNISRTEITNLLRLLQLPLEIQEEVRRGNLTYGHARALLSIDDPNWQKILAQRIIKEKLSVRETEDLARRKGKKIEKIPEIMVLERKLQEYLETKVKIQPRSPEKGKITIEYRSLKELERIIEKFML, encoded by the coding sequence ATGGGTAAAGAGAAAAGATTGGGGAGAGGGCTCTCTGCATTAATACCTACAGAGGAAGAGAGTAAAATAAAAGAAATTGAAATAGAGAAAATACTTCCCAATCCTTATCAACCAAGAGAAACCATAGATATCGAAAATCTTAGAGAACTCTCTGAATCTATAAAGCAAAGAGGCGTTCTACAACCCATATTAGTGAGGCAAAAGGATGATAAATACGAAATTGTAGCAGGTGAAAGAAGATATCAATCTGCAAAAATAGCAGGACTTTCCAAAATACCTGCTATTGTATTAAATATATCGGACCAAGAAGCCTACGAGATATCTTTGATAGAGAATTTACAAAGAGAAGATTTAAATCCAATAGAGAAAGCAAAGGCTTTTCAAAACTATATTGAAAAGTATAATGTTACCCATGAGGAATTGGCAAACAAACTTAATATAAGTAGAACAGAGATAACAAATCTTTTAAGATTATTGCAACTTCCCCTAGAGATTCAAGAAGAAGTAAGAAGAGGAAATTTAACTTACGGACATGCAAGAGCCCTCCTTAGCATAGATGATCCTAATTGGCAAAAGATCTTAGCCCAAAGGATTATTAAAGAAAAACTTTCGGTAAGGGAGACAGAGGACTTAGCAAGAAGAAAGGGTAAGAAAATAGAGAAAATTCCAGAAATTATGGTTTTGGAAAGAAAATTACAAGAATATTTAGAAACTAAAGTAAAAATTCAACCAAGATCTCCTGAAAAGGGGAAAATAACCATAGAATATAGAAGTTTAAAGGAATTAGAAAGAATCATAGAAAAATTCATGCTATGA
- a CDS encoding DMT family transporter encodes MKGKLLGLLSVTLACIFWSLSFSVSKILLKQVSPFELAFTRFFLASIFSYIIFFPKVKNIPLKWDYQKPLFVAGFLGVTLYFIFENWGLKFTTASEGSLLVGSFPAMGLLLEIFKEQKHPPKERILGIILSLLGVILILGNAGIKFKIQNLIGNFLILLSGLSWVIYNWEIKRVNHIYPFEVLTTFQLIYGAFLFIPLLFFTGLRIPKGKEGLLGIFYLAFFCSALGYLLYNYGLKKMEVSQVVNILNLIPLFGALWGLIFLKENLGFIEILGGLFIILGVSITTWK; translated from the coding sequence ATGAAAGGAAAACTTTTAGGTTTATTAAGTGTCACACTAGCATGTATATTCTGGAGTCTATCCTTTTCAGTATCAAAGATACTTTTAAAACAAGTTTCTCCCTTTGAATTAGCCTTTACAAGATTTTTTTTAGCATCAATTTTTTCATATATAATCTTCTTTCCCAAAGTAAAAAATATTCCTTTAAAATGGGACTATCAAAAACCTTTATTTGTAGCAGGTTTTTTAGGAGTAACCCTATATTTTATTTTTGAAAATTGGGGATTAAAATTTACTACAGCCTCTGAAGGATCTTTACTTGTGGGCTCATTTCCTGCAATGGGTTTACTTTTGGAAATTTTCAAAGAACAAAAGCATCCTCCCAAAGAAAGAATTTTAGGAATAATATTATCTCTTCTTGGAGTAATTCTAATCCTAGGGAATGCAGGAATAAAATTTAAAATCCAGAACCTTATTGGCAATTTCTTAATTCTTCTCTCAGGTTTATCCTGGGTAATATATAACTGGGAGATAAAAAGGGTTAACCATATTTATCCTTTTGAAGTTTTAACAACTTTTCAATTAATATATGGCGCCTTTTTATTTATTCCTCTACTCTTTTTCACAGGTTTAAGAATCCCCAAGGGTAAAGAAGGACTTTTAGGGATTTTTTATTTAGCATTTTTCTGCTCTGCCTTAGGATATCTCCTATATAATTACGGATTAAAAAAAATGGAAGTGAGCCAGGTAGTTAATATATTAAACTTAATTCCCCTTTTTGGTGCCCTCTGGGGATTAATCTTTTTAAAAGAAAACTTAGGATTCATAGAAATCTTGGGAGGATTATTTATTATTCTGGGAGTTAGTATTACCACATGGAAATAA
- a CDS encoding HAD family hydrolase → MEIKGVIWDWDGTLVDSFLECFNATKKVLSLFGINISLEEYRENFAPNWYEMYKNFGLKRDYWEIADNLWYKYFNHSCIKWRDGALENLSFLKNYGIKQGVVTASTKLDIEKESFHLKPERFIDCFITWEDSLKKKPDPESLFKILDILNLKPEEIVYIGDTSGDIIMGKKAKVKLVIAIQSNFNKKEELLKNSPDFFFENLWDLLNFWKKILK, encoded by the coding sequence ATGGAAATAAAAGGAGTTATATGGGATTGGGACGGAACTCTAGTAGATTCATTTTTGGAATGTTTTAATGCTACAAAAAAAGTTCTTTCCCTTTTTGGGATAAATATTTCTCTAGAAGAATATAGAGAAAATTTTGCCCCTAATTGGTATGAAATGTATAAGAATTTTGGATTAAAGAGAGACTATTGGGAGATAGCAGATAACTTATGGTATAAATATTTTAATCATTCATGTATTAAGTGGAGAGATGGCGCTTTAGAGAACCTTTCTTTTTTAAAAAATTATGGGATAAAACAAGGAGTGGTCACTGCAAGTACAAAACTAGATATTGAAAAGGAATCTTTCCATCTTAAACCTGAAAGATTTATCGATTGTTTTATAACCTGGGAGGATTCTTTAAAAAAGAAACCTGACCCTGAATCTTTATTTAAAATATTAGACATTTTAAATCTAAAACCTGAAGAAATTGTTTATATTGGTGATACTTCAGGAGATATAATAATGGGGAAAAAAGCAAAAGTAAAACTGGTAATAGCAATTCAATCTAATTTTAATAAAAAGGAAGAACTTTTGAAAAATTCTCCTGACTTCTTTTTTGAAAACTTATGGGATCTTTTAAACTTTTGGAAGAAAATATTAAAATAG
- a CDS encoding ABC transporter ATP-binding protein/permease, translated as MDRERREERRVPPLPMGPFRGGPGRGFGSFEEIKIKNPWETLKNLWRYLGEYKLMLFFVFILVLFSSILGIIGPYMIGKAIDSYIIPKKYDGFLNFLILLSGVYILGSLVAWLQGYIMLKTTQNIVFSMRKDLFNKLQYLPLKFFDTRPHGDIMSRITNDIDNIGMVLGNSVIQLLSGIFTLIGIIIVMLRISIPMTIVSLLTVPLTIYSTEFIAKKTREYFYANQTLLGNLNGIIEEDISGIKVIKIFGRENKEIERFDEVNKELTKVGIKAQIFSGLVGPIMNLINNISFAIISGFGGYFAYRNLISVGSIAVFINYSRQFSRPLNELANQYNMIQSAIASAERIFEILKEKEEVEDDKDAVELRDVRGEFEFRNVWFSYEKGNPVLKNINFHIKPGQVVALVGPTGAGKTTIISLLARFYDVDEGSILIDGIEIRKIKRKSLRDILGIVLQDTYLFSVSVKDNIRYGRLSAKDEEIKEAARLAHAEQFILNLPNGYDTILSEDGGDLSQGQKQLLAIARVILANPKILILDEATSNVDTRTEKYIQAAMLNLMKGRTSFIIAHRLSTIKNADLILVINNGEIVERGTHKELLEKKGFYYNLYMSQFSEELEVG; from the coding sequence ATGGATAGGGAAAGAAGAGAAGAAAGAAGAGTACCACCTTTACCTATGGGACCTTTTAGGGGAGGTCCTGGAAGAGGATTTGGATCCTTTGAGGAGATAAAAATAAAGAATCCATGGGAAACATTGAAGAATCTCTGGAGATATTTAGGAGAATACAAATTAATGTTATTTTTCGTATTTATTCTCGTTCTTTTTTCGTCTATTTTAGGCATAATAGGTCCTTATATGATAGGAAAAGCTATTGATAGTTATATTATTCCAAAAAAGTACGATGGTTTTTTAAATTTCCTTATTCTTCTTTCAGGAGTTTATATTCTTGGATCTTTAGTGGCATGGCTTCAGGGATATATTATGTTAAAAACAACTCAAAATATAGTCTTTTCTATGAGAAAAGATTTATTTAATAAACTTCAGTACCTACCATTAAAATTTTTTGATACAAGACCTCATGGAGATATAATGAGTAGAATCACCAATGATATAGATAATATAGGTATGGTTTTGGGAAATAGCGTTATTCAATTGCTTTCTGGGATTTTTACATTAATAGGAATAATAATTGTTATGTTAAGAATAAGTATTCCCATGACCATAGTAAGTTTATTAACCGTTCCCCTTACCATTTATTCTACAGAATTTATAGCAAAAAAAACAAGAGAATATTTTTATGCAAACCAAACTCTTTTAGGAAATTTAAATGGAATAATAGAGGAAGATATTTCGGGAATTAAAGTTATTAAAATCTTTGGAAGAGAGAATAAAGAAATTGAAAGGTTTGATGAGGTAAATAAGGAGCTAACAAAAGTGGGAATAAAGGCACAGATATTTTCTGGTCTTGTAGGACCTATCATGAACCTTATTAATAATATTAGTTTTGCTATTATCTCAGGTTTTGGGGGGTACTTTGCCTATCGCAATTTGATATCTGTTGGTTCTATAGCAGTTTTTATTAATTATTCAAGACAATTTTCAAGGCCTCTTAATGAACTGGCAAATCAATATAATATGATTCAGTCCGCTATTGCCAGCGCGGAAAGAATATTTGAAATTTTAAAGGAAAAAGAAGAAGTAGAAGACGATAAGGATGCAGTTGAGCTTAGGGATGTAAGAGGAGAGTTTGAATTTAGAAACGTTTGGTTCTCTTATGAAAAAGGAAATCCTGTATTGAAAAATATTAATTTTCATATAAAACCAGGCCAAGTAGTAGCTCTTGTGGGTCCTACTGGTGCAGGAAAGACTACTATAATAAGTCTTCTCGCACGATTTTATGATGTGGATGAAGGAAGTATATTGATCGATGGAATAGAGATAAGAAAAATAAAAAGAAAAAGTTTAAGAGATATATTAGGTATTGTTCTTCAAGATACTTATCTTTTTTCTGTATCAGTTAAAGATAATATAAGATATGGAAGACTTTCTGCAAAGGATGAGGAAATAAAAGAGGCTGCAAGACTTGCTCATGCAGAACAATTTATTTTAAATCTTCCTAATGGTTATGACACTATTCTCTCAGAAGATGGAGGAGATTTGAGTCAGGGACAGAAACAACTTCTTGCTATTGCAAGGGTTATTTTAGCAAATCCTAAAATTTTGATTCTTGACGAAGCGACAAGTAATGTGGATACAAGAACTGAAAAATATATTCAAGCCGCTATGTTGAATCTTATGAAAGGAAGAACTAGTTTTATAATTGCTCATAGATTAAGTACTATAAAAAATGCAGATCTAATTTTAGTAATCAATAATGGAGAAATTGTAGAAAGAGGAACTCATAAGGAACTGTTAGAGAAGAAGGGATTTTATTACAATCTATATATGAGTCAATTCTCTGAGGAATTGGAAGTAGGATAG
- a CDS encoding ABC transporter ATP-binding protein/permease has product MRRLLIYLKPYWIYVLLAPLFMVIEVICDLYQPTLLARIIDEGILKNNLPFILRTGVFMIIIALIGMIGGVGCTIFASYASQNFGKDLRLDLFKRVQSFSFKNIDKFHTSSLITRITNDVNQLQNLVMMCLRIVVRAPLLFIGGIIMAISINRSLSLIFLFSIPILILIFIMVMKRSFPLFSEVQKRIDWLNNVVRENLTGVRLVRAFMRIDYEKERFGHANSALMNAVIKAIKLMIYAMPIFMLIMNLSVLGVLWFGGLLVKSGNMKVGEVMAYINYMFQILFSLMMIGNILIFISRASASSERVREVLDEKIDIVSFKSDSTPILKGTVVFEKVYFSYDGKKGSVLKDINFSVHPGEIVGILGTTGSGKSTLVNLIPRLYDVSSGRILIDGIDVREIDLKVLRSAISMVPQDTVLFSGTIKENVRWGKEDATDEEIINACKIAQAHDFIINLPNGYDTLIGQRGVNLSGGQKQRIAIARAIIKKPKILILDDATSAVDFATEQKILKGLREIMKNCTTFLIAQRIGTVMNADRIILLENGRIVGIGSHNELLRNNPIYQEIYKSQLGEEVLNG; this is encoded by the coding sequence ATGCGCAGGTTGTTAATATATTTAAAACCTTATTGGATTTATGTCCTTTTAGCTCCATTGTTCATGGTAATTGAGGTTATATGTGATCTTTATCAACCAACTTTATTGGCAAGAATTATAGACGAAGGAATATTAAAAAATAATCTTCCTTTTATATTAAGAACAGGAGTTTTTATGATAATTATTGCTTTGATTGGAATGATTGGTGGAGTTGGTTGTACTATCTTTGCAAGTTATGCTAGTCAGAATTTTGGAAAAGATTTAAGATTAGATTTATTTAAAAGAGTTCAATCCTTTTCTTTTAAAAATATTGACAAATTTCATACCTCTTCTCTTATAACAAGGATAACAAATGATGTAAATCAACTGCAAAACCTTGTTATGATGTGCTTAAGAATTGTTGTGAGAGCTCCTCTTCTTTTCATAGGTGGAATTATAATGGCAATTTCCATTAATAGGTCTCTTTCTCTTATATTTTTATTTTCCATTCCAATTCTTATCTTAATCTTTATAATGGTTATGAAAAGAAGTTTTCCTCTATTTTCTGAGGTTCAGAAAAGAATTGATTGGTTAAACAATGTGGTTCGAGAAAATCTTACGGGAGTAAGATTAGTTCGAGCTTTTATGAGGATAGATTATGAAAAGGAAAGGTTTGGACATGCTAATTCTGCTTTAATGAATGCTGTTATAAAAGCTATCAAACTTATGATTTATGCTATGCCTATTTTTATGTTGATCATGAATCTTAGTGTATTGGGAGTTCTATGGTTTGGTGGTTTATTAGTTAAATCTGGAAATATGAAAGTTGGAGAAGTTATGGCATATATAAATTATATGTTTCAAATTCTTTTTTCTCTTATGATGATTGGTAATATTCTTATCTTTATATCTCGAGCTTCTGCATCTTCAGAGAGAGTAAGGGAAGTTTTAGATGAAAAAATTGATATAGTATCCTTTAAGAGTGATTCAACACCTATTTTGAAGGGAACAGTGGTTTTTGAAAAGGTATATTTTAGTTATGATGGTAAAAAGGGGTCAGTTCTTAAGGATATAAATTTTTCTGTACATCCTGGAGAGATTGTTGGTATATTAGGAACAACAGGTTCTGGAAAGTCAACATTAGTTAATCTTATTCCTCGGCTTTATGATGTATCTTCTGGAAGGATTTTAATTGATGGAATAGATGTAAGAGAGATAGATCTAAAGGTCTTAAGATCTGCAATATCTATGGTTCCTCAGGATACAGTACTTTTTTCTGGCACAATAAAGGAAAATGTACGTTGGGGAAAGGAAGATGCAACAGATGAGGAGATTATAAATGCTTGTAAAATAGCTCAGGCTCATGATTTTATTATTAATCTACCTAATGGTTATGATACCTTGATAGGTCAGAGGGGAGTAAATCTTTCTGGAGGACAGAAGCAGAGAATTGCTATAGCAAGAGCAATAATTAAAAAACCTAAAATTCTAATTCTTGATGATGCTACTAGTGCGGTGGACTTTGCAACGGAACAGAAAATATTAAAGGGATTAAGAGAGATTATGAAGAATTGTACTACTTTTTTGATTGCTCAGAGAATAGGAACAGTAATGAATGCTGATAGAATTATTCTTCTTGAAAATGGGAGAATTGTTGGAATTGGAAGTCATAATGAGTTGTTAAGAAATAATCCTATATATCAAGAAATATATAAATCTCAATTAGGAGAAGAGGTGCTTAATGGATAG
- a CDS encoding MarR family transcriptional regulator, with protein sequence MKEDKNNSLYSLFKEVIKEHFIRREKLLSGIKLYRGQAPVLLLLQEKEGLIQKDIVRELKIKPSTVTLILRRMERRGLIRKEKDKEDKRYSRIYLTNEGKKFISNLREVFNILEKECFMNFSEDEKELLKNFLKRIRDNLRKLNENSGGSKKCAGC encoded by the coding sequence ATGAAAGAAGATAAGAATAATTCTCTTTATTCTTTATTTAAAGAGGTAATAAAAGAGCATTTTATAAGAAGAGAAAAACTCCTTTCTGGAATAAAACTTTATAGGGGGCAGGCACCTGTTCTTCTTTTATTACAAGAAAAGGAGGGACTAATTCAAAAGGATATAGTTAGAGAATTGAAAATAAAGCCATCAACCGTAACTTTAATTTTAAGAAGAATGGAAAGAAGGGGACTAATAAGGAAGGAAAAAGACAAGGAGGATAAAAGGTATTCGAGAATTTATTTAACAAATGAAGGAAAAAAATTTATAAGTAATCTAAGAGAGGTTTTTAATATTTTAGAAAAAGAATGTTTTATGAATTTTTCTGAGGATGAAAAGGAGCTATTAAAAAACTTTTTAAAAAGAATAAGAGATAATTTAAGAAAATTAAACGAGAATAGTGGAGGAAGCAAAAAATGCGCAGGTTGTTAA
- a CDS encoding AEC family transporter, with amino-acid sequence MIEKIIINILIILFGFLIKKTRILPENTGKVLSRFIVYITLPATILKVFLTTKIQMDFIILPISSLLLGLSVFLLSFFILRSLNFEEKIKWTLLISLCGYNVGLFAYPFIQSICGDEGLFIMAMFDIGNSFLVFGLAYAVSLIAVNQSKIDFYKIIKNVILFFPLDIYIISIILNLFNIKFPSLLYDFVSQLSMPNNVLALFTIGFFLDFNLNTSELKALTLGLILRVLPGILFSFIIFYFFPSNLISKIISIGLLLPAPLVAILYSSERNLNVKLASLLVSLTIITGVISIFFIMKEC; translated from the coding sequence ATGATTGAGAAGATAATTATAAATATACTTATAATTTTATTTGGTTTTTTAATTAAAAAAACGAGAATTCTTCCTGAAAATACTGGAAAGGTATTAAGCAGATTTATAGTATACATTACCCTTCCTGCTACAATCTTAAAAGTTTTTTTAACAACTAAAATTCAAATGGATTTTATCATTCTTCCTATATCCTCATTATTATTGGGACTATCGGTCTTTTTACTCTCATTTTTTATATTAAGATCTTTGAACTTTGAAGAAAAAATAAAATGGACTTTACTTATCTCTTTATGTGGATATAATGTAGGTCTATTTGCCTATCCCTTTATCCAATCCATTTGTGGAGATGAAGGCTTATTTATAATGGCAATGTTTGATATAGGTAATTCTTTCTTGGTTTTTGGTTTAGCCTACGCCGTATCCCTAATTGCCGTGAATCAAAGTAAAATAGATTTTTATAAAATAATAAAGAATGTAATATTATTTTTTCCCTTGGATATTTACATAATCTCTATAATCCTTAATCTTTTCAATATCAAATTTCCTTCTCTCCTTTATGATTTTGTCTCCCAATTATCAATGCCAAACAATGTTCTTGCTCTTTTCACCATTGGTTTTTTCTTGGATTTTAACTTGAATACCTCTGAATTAAAAGCCTTAACTTTAGGCTTAATTTTAAGAGTTCTTCCAGGAATTCTATTCTCTTTTATAATTTTTTACTTTTTCCCTTCTAATTTAATCTCCAAGATAATATCTATTGGACTTCTTCTTCCTGCCCCCTTAGTAGCAATTTTATATTCCAGTGAAAGAAATCTAAATGTAAAGCTTGCATCTCTTTTAGTTTCTTTAACTATTATCACAGGAGTAATTTCTATATTTTTTATTATGAAAGAATGTTAA
- a CDS encoding SDR family oxidoreductase: MLSLKGKIALITGASRGIGRAISKALAQEGVNLAINSRAEEGLLILKNELKDFGIDILLCPFDLKDPKTPKLIIEKVIEYFGKLDILINNAGIALAKPIIETKEEEWDEIMAVNAKAPFFLCKYAIPYLKKSDIPTIINISSVVGTKGYINQGAYTASKHALMGFTKVLAQEVHDDGIRVHVIAPGGVATDLVTIMRPDIDPETLIKPEEIAEIIIFLLKFRGNAVIDEINVRREKNPPWR, from the coding sequence ATGCTTTCTCTTAAAGGAAAGATAGCATTAATTACTGGTGCCAGTAGAGGAATAGGAAGGGCTATTTCAAAGGCATTAGCCCAAGAAGGAGTAAATCTTGCTATCAATAGTAGAGCAGAAGAAGGATTACTTATTCTAAAAAATGAATTAAAGGATTTTGGAATAGATATTCTTCTTTGTCCTTTTGATCTAAAGGATCCAAAAACCCCAAAATTAATTATTGAAAAAGTAATTGAGTATTTTGGAAAATTAGATATCCTTATTAACAATGCAGGAATTGCTTTAGCAAAACCAATAATAGAAACCAAGGAAGAAGAATGGGATGAAATTATGGCGGTTAATGCTAAAGCACCCTTCTTTTTATGTAAATATGCAATCCCTTATCTTAAAAAATCCGATATACCAACGATAATAAACATATCATCTGTTGTGGGTACAAAGGGATATATTAATCAAGGAGCTTATACTGCTTCAAAACATGCCTTAATGGGATTTACAAAGGTTTTAGCTCAAGAAGTCCATGATGATGGAATAAGAGTTCATGTTATAGCACCTGGTGGTGTTGCAACAGATCTTGTAACAATTATGAGACCTGACATAGATCCTGAAACCTTGATAAAGCCTGAGGAAATTGCTGAAATTATAATATTTCTTTTAAAATTCCGAGGTAATGCTGTTATTGATGAGATAAATGTCAGAAGAGAGAAGAATCCTCCTTGGAGATAA
- a CDS encoding M1 family aminopeptidase, whose protein sequence is MRKFFIYFLILFLFSTTYAMESFSTYNLFVQLDPKNLKINGYVEINYINNTNENISEIYFYLPANLGKKDNPYLHPVVEDSYYINGFDPAYTEIRNIFDKKGNRLNYTLEKGKILFTNYSLEDNYLRVILPEPLSPKGSFYLKILFSTKFPKAYMGDMSYAKDSFIWRFGWFPQELHFIKGEWDKGGRLTLCNFNIELMVPKDYVVALGVDEQKEEIVNENWKKVIGKNYNPKRSLPIALSKKYLVYKPIIQTTPEISLYFYQGREYKARILASLAQEILAYYQSLYGPSKHKRIVIVEGQIEGFWGMTADNFILLGNSVFYSSDLFSPFLLERINEWLLAHEIAHLWWGIGVGADFDWENWISEALSQYSSIYYFEKKYGSKGGNLFPDLGEDYFLNYLKDYLVGEWNLRESQVEYPYLTYIRDGWDEPIVKDYWNSNYNGYTNKVYNKAYLLLRSLAFMIGEEKFNEFLRAFYEEYNDKFASTEDFKNLINKITGRDFTDFFNTWFYSTATIDWQVLNFESFKFGENWITRVHLKREGNGILPVEILLETTKGEKLRRIYDGKEKEIYLDFQTKDKVIRVELDPDSMIPDINRLNNSLPRKVIYTSKIKRPLDAYVIYYDLYPSFSIDLSTGQITNLSYKIEGYDPINHWWSLEGLYFQDIYGYYHPGTIFQFIRYLPRDDYFGFALLFIQPDYYAGLFTLSKSFWEKFSLGISGNLWQPSYRLNLTLGYDLYSYFDLNLTRLKDLYSLAMINTLNFRSSLPFQSERFYKLSWNLLKYFLVFPHSYLTINNTTGYISIEKDPSGFINKYERFNLKDWKSLIDDYEGDFKWSLNINWNIPLLRDQETKFFNLFILRDIHLNVFTEIGGVWNKNEKIDYKGLKIGLGIENSYNFTTFFDIPLSFVIGYAFPVYLGTENPKETGRFYMYLSTGQF, encoded by the coding sequence ATGAGAAAATTTTTCATATATTTCTTAATTCTTTTCCTTTTCTCCACAACTTATGCCATGGAAAGTTTTTCTACGTACAATCTTTTTGTCCAATTAGACCCAAAAAATTTAAAAATCAATGGATATGTGGAAATAAATTACATTAATAATACCAATGAGAATATTTCAGAAATTTATTTTTATCTTCCTGCTAATCTTGGTAAGAAGGATAATCCCTATCTTCATCCTGTTGTAGAAGATTCCTATTATATTAATGGTTTTGATCCAGCATATACTGAAATAAGAAATATTTTTGACAAGAAAGGAAATAGATTAAATTATACTTTAGAAAAGGGAAAAATTTTATTTACCAATTATTCTTTAGAAGATAATTATTTAAGAGTTATTCTACCAGAACCCCTTTCTCCGAAAGGATCCTTTTATTTAAAAATCTTATTCTCCACAAAATTCCCTAAAGCATATATGGGAGATATGTCCTATGCTAAAGATTCCTTTATATGGAGATTTGGATGGTTTCCTCAAGAACTACATTTTATAAAGGGAGAATGGGATAAAGGAGGAAGATTAACCCTTTGTAATTTTAATATAGAATTAATGGTTCCAAAGGATTATGTAGTTGCTTTAGGAGTAGACGAACAAAAAGAAGAAATCGTAAATGAAAACTGGAAAAAGGTTATTGGAAAAAATTATAATCCTAAAAGATCTCTACCTATTGCTTTAAGTAAAAAATATCTTGTTTACAAACCAATAATACAAACTACACCCGAGATATCCCTTTATTTTTATCAGGGAAGAGAATATAAAGCAAGAATTTTAGCAAGTCTTGCCCAAGAGATTTTAGCTTATTATCAATCTTTATATGGACCATCAAAACACAAAAGAATAGTTATTGTGGAAGGACAAATAGAAGGTTTTTGGGGAATGACTGCGGATAATTTTATCCTTCTTGGAAATAGTGTTTTTTACTCATCAGATCTTTTCTCTCCCTTTCTTTTAGAAAGAATAAATGAGTGGCTTCTTGCTCATGAAATTGCCCATCTATGGTGGGGCATAGGAGTAGGAGCAGATTTTGACTGGGAAAATTGGATAAGCGAAGCTCTGTCACAATATTCTTCTATATATTATTTTGAGAAAAAATATGGCTCAAAAGGTGGAAATCTTTTCCCTGATTTAGGAGAGGATTATTTTCTAAACTATTTAAAAGATTATTTAGTGGGAGAATGGAATTTAAGGGAATCACAGGTGGAATATCCCTATTTAACATATATAAGGGATGGATGGGATGAGCCCATTGTTAAAGATTATTGGAACAGTAATTATAATGGATATACAAATAAAGTATATAACAAAGCCTATTTATTATTAAGAAGTTTAGCTTTTATGATTGGGGAAGAAAAATTTAATGAATTTTTAAGAGCTTTTTATGAAGAATATAATGATAAATTTGCAAGTACTGAAGATTTTAAAAATCTTATCAATAAAATAACAGGAAGGGACTTTACCGACTTCTTTAATACATGGTTTTATTCCACTGCAACTATAGATTGGCAAGTATTAAACTTTGAAAGTTTCAAATTTGGAGAAAATTGGATTACAAGGGTCCATTTAAAAAGAGAAGGGAATGGAATATTGCCTGTAGAAATTTTATTAGAGACCACAAAGGGAGAAAAATTAAGAAGAATTTATGATGGAAAAGAGAAAGAAATATACTTAGATTTTCAGACAAAGGATAAGGTAATAAGGGTAGAATTGGATCCTGATTCTATGATTCCAGATATTAACCGATTAAATAATTCCTTACCAAGAAAGGTAATTTATACTTCAAAAATAAAAAGACCTCTTGACGCCTATGTCATTTATTATGATCTTTATCCCTCTTTTTCTATTGATCTTTCTACAGGACAGATAACCAATCTTTCTTATAAAATAGAAGGATATGATCCTATAAATCACTGGTGGAGTCTTGAAGGATTATATTTTCAGGATATTTATGGATATTACCATCCAGGAACTATCTTTCAATTTATAAGATATCTACCAAGGGATGATTATTTTGGTTTTGCCCTTTTATTTATTCAACCTGATTATTATGCAGGTTTATTTACTCTAAGTAAAAGCTTTTGGGAGAAATTTTCTTTAGGAATAAGTGGAAACTTATGGCAGCCTTCCTATAGATTAAATTTAACATTGGGATATGACCTTTATTCATATTTTGATCTAAATCTAACAAGATTAAAAGATCTCTATAGTCTTGCAATGATTAACACTTTAAATTTCCGTTCCTCTTTACCTTTTCAATCGGAAAGATTTTATAAGCTCTCTTGGAATTTATTAAAATATTTCCTTGTTTTTCCTCATAGTTATTTAACTATTAATAATACAACAGGTTATATATCAATAGAAAAAGATCCCTCTGGTTTTATAAATAAATATGAAAGATTTAACCTAAAGGATTGGAAATCTTTGATAGATGATTATGAAGGAGACTTTAAATGGTCTTTAAATATTAACTGGAATATTCCCTTATTAAGGGATCAGGAAACTAAATTTTTTAACTTATTTATTCTAAGAGATATTCATTTAAATGTATTTACAGAAATTGGAGGAGTATGGAACAAAAATGAGAAAATAGATTATAAGGGATTAAAAATTGGATTAGGAATAGAAAATTCCTATAATTTTACAACATTTTTTGATATTCCCCTCTCTTTTGTTATAGGATATGCTTTTCCTGTTTATCTTGGAACAGAAAATCCTAAAGAAACTGGAAGATTCTATATGTATTTATCTACAGGACAATTTTAA